The Wolbachia endosymbiont (group B) of Gerris lacustris genomic interval GTAAAACTATTGGTTACCGAAGGATAACAGGTGGTAGAAGCAATGTTCGTGCAAAGCTTTTCACAGCTGCTATGGCTGCTGCAAGATCTAAATCTGCACTTGGTGCTTTTTATTCTGATCTTATTGGTAGAGGTAAAAAGAAGATGGTAGCTATAACAGCTCTAATGCGAAAAATCATAGTAATTGCCAATGCAAGACTTAAAGAAGCAATTAATATGAAATAAAAAAATCTGTATAGAAAATAGGTTAACGAATATGTGCGTCTACACACATTTAAAGCACATATTCGTTAACCATAAAATCTAAGCAGTGCTTGCTGTTTGATATAAATTTCTTTCTGTATAAACTAGGGTTTTTGTTGCCAAAATACATTTTTCAATTGAATAAAAATACAAAATTATCAACAAATGAGACTAAATTCAAAAAATTTTAAAAAACATAGTTGATGGCAAGAAGGTGCAGCACTTCGAAATGATATGAGGTCAGGATTTACGTTTTGTGGAATAACATTTGAGGAATATAGAGGACAAGCAACTGATCCTGAAGGAACCGTGAGAAGATTCATTGAGAAAGATACAGGGCACTGTTTTCCACTAGGAACAGCAAGCACATTTACAACATATTTTGCGCCAGCAGATTTTAATGAGACGGTAAACACACTAGGACAGCCACTTTATGCAAAACAAGAGCCAAGAAGATTTGATAGAGGAACTGATTTACATACGCAGTCAAATCCATTACCAATGTGCCACAGACCAGGAATACTAGCAAAAATTGTTGCAGCATAACAATACTGGTAGAGTAACTACAAGGTGGTGAGGCACAGAACGACTCTACCGGTATGCGCTTTCTTAGCATATAAAGGTTAGTATATCAAAAAGAAATATGCAAGAGAATATTAAGCGATTATTGGAAGATTGTTTTTCCCATTTAGGAGAAGTGGCTTTGTATAAATCAAAGGATAAGTCATACATGGTACAAGTATTAAAGCAACAGCCAGATAAATTATACGAGATTGGTGAAGGACAATTTGTGGAAGAAACTTTAGCGTTAGAAGTAAGTGCGTTTGATGTACTGCAGCCAATTGTAGGAGATATTTTTGTTATAGGTGACCGTAAATATAAAGTATATTCTCCACCGCTGCAAGATAATTCAGGAATGGTATGGAAAATTCGAGCGTCAGGAGTATAAATGCGTATTAACACCGGTAGTATTATACAAAGTATAGATGCTGAAAGGAAAAAAGTGGAAAAAGCGACAGTGAGTGCATTAAACAAAACAGCAATATGGCTAAAATCAAAAGCAGCTAAGGAAATCAGTGAGGAAAAGAGAATAAAATTAAGTTTGATAAGAAAGAGATTAAGGATTTTTAAGGCGAAAATTAGCAGATTAGACGTGTTAATTAGAGCAAATCTCTATGACATTAGAGCATCGACAATTGGCAAAATGCAAAAAACAAGAAGAGGATCGAAAGTAGGAAAGCATGAGTTTATAGGAGGATTTGCAGCAGTTATGCCAAAAGGAAATAGCGGTATGTTTAAACGTGAAGGAAGGGCAGCACTACCAATAAAAGAGGTTAAATTACCATTGGAACCAGAAGCATCAAAAGTAATAAGAGATCTTGTTAATTATGAGGTTGAGGAAGTCTTTACAAAATTTTTTGAACGTGAATTGAGCTACAGAGTATAATGAATTGGAAGGATTTGCATAATGCAATCTGCACTACGCTGAAGAGAGAAATATCCATTATACAAACCTGTGAAATTTATCCATCAATAAGAAAAGAATTAGTAGCGCCAGCGGTGTTTGTAGAACTTATACCAACTCTCATTATTAATGAACCAAATAAGAAGCATTGCAGAGTTGTTTAACCGTGGAAGGGGAAAGAGAGGTAATAAAATTACACAAAGCGCTCTCAAGCAGAACAATTGTATCGTAGATTTTATTGCGCAAAATGTTCTGTTTTATATATAACCAAAACCTCTCAACAGGATTGAGGTCAGGTGAGTATGGTGGTAGGTATATAATTTCGATA includes:
- a CDS encoding phage tail protein — translated: MRINTGSIIQSIDAERKKVEKATVSALNKTAIWLKSKAAKEISEEKRIKLSLIRKRLRIFKAKISRLDVLIRANLYDIRASTIGKMQKTRRGSKVGKHEFIGGFAAVMPKGNSGMFKREGRAALPIKEVKLPLEPEASKVIRDLVNYEVEEVFTKFFERELSYRV